A section of the Centroberyx gerrardi isolate f3 chromosome 8, fCenGer3.hap1.cur.20231027, whole genome shotgun sequence genome encodes:
- the prr16 gene encoding protein Largen, whose protein sequence is MTDSSKTDTLNSSSSSTTTTTASSLEKMKLYPDDCIFRPPAPIAPVPANPPTVLTVLKKPHPPLPPPRLTPLKAEDHNMKNLPHPTLVLSGNLSKCPQAPGREPRERERVRFSEKVQYHGYCPDCDLQYDVDDTELHLQAELSDMRLSPVHCCSSASPPPPHALPHELMLENGTLSVSHSFPPTANTLPPCVPPHPPSLKPQKTILRKSTTTTV, encoded by the exons ATGACAGACAGCTCCAAGACAGACACGCTTAACTCCAGCTCTagctccaccaccaccaccaccgcttCCAGCCTGGAAAAGATGAAGCTCTACCCCGATGACTGCATCTTCAGGCCGCCTGCACCCATCGCCCCGGTCCCCGCCAACCCTCCCACTGTCCTGACGGTACTCAAGAAACCCCACCCTCCCTTACCCCCACCCAGACTCACCCCGCTGAAAGCCGAGGACCATAACATGAAGAATCTGCCTCATCCTACGTTAGTGTTATCAGGGAATCTATCCAAG TGCCCCCAGGCTCCGGGCAGGGAGCCTCGAGAGCGGGAGCGGGTCCGGTTCAGCGAGAAGGTCCAGTATCACGGCTACTGCCCGGACTGTGACCTGCAGTACGACGTGGACGACACAGAGCTCCATTTACAGGCTGAGCTGAGCGACATGAGGCTCAGCCCTGTGCACTGCTGCTCCtccgcctcccctcctcctccccatgcTCTTCCTCACGAACTGATGTTGGAAAATGGCACCCTCTCGGTCAGCCACAGTTTCCCGCCGACGGCAAACACTCTTCCACCTTGTGTGCCTCCTCACCCGCCTTCCCTCAAGCCCCAGAAAACAATCCTACGCAAATCAACCACCACCACGGTTTGA
- the LOC139908270 gene encoding sesquipedalian-2, with protein sequence MKLNERSVAHYATCDSPPDKTGFLFKKGERNTAYHRRWFVLKGNMLFYFEERESREPIGVIVLEGCTVELCESAEEFAFAIKFDCAKARIYKMAAENQAAMESWVKALSRASFDYMRLVVKELERQLEEIQEAGAGGCGGAGAAGPQGKTKSSRRNQVARSRSGASSTSSSSSSSSTSSTAPPPPVPFSTQRNLQDEVQLTSGCSKENGVAWSKSPAALANGFGEGASSCVAWEGSTDSGNGGAVGGGGDGVRPPPVPPRRRGASLESPVSPGTGCFSKLHDWYGREVEELRVEWLQSQ encoded by the coding sequence atgaAGCTGAACGAACGCAGCGTGGCGCACTACGCCACCTGCGACTCGCCGCCGGACAAGACGGGCTTCCTGTTCAAAAAGGGTGAGCGCAACACGGCTTATCACCGTCGCTGGTTCGTCCTGAAGGGCAACATGCTCTTCTACTTTGAGGAGCGCGAGAGCCGCGAGCCCATCGGCGTCATCGTCCTGGAGGGATGCACCGTGGAGCTGTGCGAGTCGGCCGAGGAGTTTGCCTTTGCCATCAAGTTCGACTGTGCCAAAGCCCGGATCTACAAGATGGCTGCTGAGAACCAAGCAGCCATGGAGTCGTGGGTGAAGGCGTTGTCCCGGGCCAGCTTTGACTACATGAGGCTGGTGGTGAAGGAGCTGGAGCGGCAGCTGGAGGAGATCCAGGAGGCCGGGGCAGGTGGCTGTGGTGGGGCCGGAGCTGCAGGACCTCAGGGCAAGACCAAGTCCTCCAGGAGAAACCAGGTGGCACGGTCCAGGTCCGGAGCGTCCTCTACATCATCgtcttcatcctcatcatcgACGTCATCTACTGCGCCTCCCCCACCCGTCCCCTTCTCTACCCAGAGGAACCTCCAGGATGAAGTCCAGCTCACCTCTGGGTGTTCCAAGGAGAACGGAGTCGCGTGGAGTAAATCGCCCGCTGCCCTGGCTAATGGCTTCGGGGAGGGAGCTTCGTCCTGCGTGGCCTGGGAAGGCAGCACAGACTCTGGGAATGGCGGTGCGGTTGGAGGTGGGGGTGACGGCGTGAGGCCTCCTCCTGTGCCcccaaggaggagaggagcgtcTCTGGAGAGCCCCGTCTCTCCTGGCACCGGCTGCTTCTCCAAGCTCCACGACTGGTACggcagagaggtggaggaacTGAGAGTGGAGTGGCTGCAGAGCCAGTAA